The genomic region CCCCTGCGGTGCTTGCCCGACAGGAACCCGCTGGCCAGCGGCGACCACACCAGCACGCCCATGCCGAGCCGCCGGGTCGTCGGCAGCACCGAGCGTTCGATCCCGCGCGCCAGCAGCGAGTACGGCGGCTGCTCGGTGCGGAACCGCAGGAGGCCCCGGTTCATCGCGACGTGGTGGGCCTCGACGATCTCCTCCGCCGGGAACGTCGAGCAGCCGAACGCGCGGATCTTGCCGTCCCGCACCAGGTCCGTGAGCACGGACAGCGTTTCCTCGACATCGGTCCGGTAGTCCGGCCGGTGCACCTGGTACAGGTCGATCCAGTCGGTTCCCAGCCTGCGCAGGCTGTCCTCGACGGCCCGCACGCGGTTGCGGCCGTCGGTCAACGGGAAGTGCACCTTCGTCGCCAGCACCACGTCGTCACGCCGGCCCGCGAGCGCCTTGCCGACGATCTCCTCGGACTCCCCCGCCGAGTACATGTCCGCGGTGTCGACGAAGTTGATCCCCGCGTCCAGCGCGCGGTGGATGATCCGCACGCCCTCCTCGTGGTCCGCGTTGGCCACGTTGCCGAACATCATGGCGCCGAGGCAGTGGTGGCTGACCTCGATGCCGGTTCCCCCAAGTACGCGATAACGCATAGTCATGAGCGAGAACGTACGAACTAGAGCCGTCTCTAGGTCAAGAACCTATGCTCGGGGCATGGGGATGAGCATCGGCGAGGTCGCCGAACACACCGGGCTGAGCGTGCACGCGCTCCGGTTCTACGAGAAGGAGGGCATCCTCGCGCACGAGGTCCACAGAGGACCGGGCGGCCGCCGGGTGTACACGCAGCAGGACGTCGACTGGCTGCGCATGTGCATCATGCTGCGGATGTCCGGAATGCCCGTCCCGGAGATCCGCCGCTACACCGAGCTGGTCCGCCAGGGCGACGGCAACGAGCTGCAGCGCCTCGACATCCTCAAGGAACACCAGGACCGCGTCCGCGAGCAGATGGTCCAGCTGCAGGAATGCCTGGACCTCATCACCTACAAGGTGGGCAAGTACCAGGACTACGTCAATTCGATCGCCCGGAAGGCGGTCGGCCAATAGCCTCGCGGGCATGCCTGTTGTGCTCTCGCTGAACGTCGCCGCCAAGGCCGTGCCCGCCGACTACACCCGCGCCGGGACCACCGGCATCGACAAACGCCCGGTCGACGGCCCGTTGCGGATCAGCGCACCCGGTGCGAAGGGCACGGCGGGCAGCGGCGTGGCCGGTGACGCGATCGGCGACTGGTCCGTGCACGGCGGTGACTACCAGGCGGTCTACGGCTACGCCCGCGAGGACTTCGACTGGTGGCAGACCGAGCTGGGCGTCGAGCTGCACAACGGCCAGTTCGGCGAGAACCTGACCACCCAGGGCATCGACCACACCAGCGCGCGCATCGGCGAACAGTGGCGCATCGGCACCGCCACGCTGGAGGTCTCCGGCCCGCGCGTGCCGTGCCGCACGTTCGCGAGCTTCCTCGGCCAGCGCGGCTGGGTGAAGCGGTTCACCGAGGTCGCCCGTCCCGGCGCGTACTTCCGCGTGCTCGAACCCGGCCTCATCGCGCCCGGCGACGAGATCACCGTGCTGCACCGGCCGGACCACGACGTGACGGTGGAGCTGTTCCTGCGCGCGATCACCACGGACGCCTCCCTGCTGCCCCGCCTGCTGGAGCCGGGTGACTCGGTGCCGCCGGAGGTCGTGCAGCTGGTGCACCGGCGGACGGTGATCGACCTGGCTCCGGAGATCGCGGCGAGCCGGGTGCCCGGCGAGGACTAGGCGTTCACGACAGGCCTTGAACATGCCCGCACGGGCACCAGCGGCCCGCTTTGCGCCCGACGCGAAGAT from Lentzea guizhouensis harbors:
- a CDS encoding MerR family transcriptional regulator, producing the protein MGMSIGEVAEHTGLSVHALRFYEKEGILAHEVHRGPGGRRVYTQQDVDWLRMCIMLRMSGMPVPEIRRYTELVRQGDGNELQRLDILKEHQDRVREQMVQLQECLDLITYKVGKYQDYVNSIARKAVGQ
- a CDS encoding MOSC domain-containing protein — protein: MPVVLSLNVAAKAVPADYTRAGTTGIDKRPVDGPLRISAPGAKGTAGSGVAGDAIGDWSVHGGDYQAVYGYAREDFDWWQTELGVELHNGQFGENLTTQGIDHTSARIGEQWRIGTATLEVSGPRVPCRTFASFLGQRGWVKRFTEVARPGAYFRVLEPGLIAPGDEITVLHRPDHDVTVELFLRAITTDASLLPRLLEPGDSVPPEVVQLVHRRTVIDLAPEIAASRVPGED
- a CDS encoding aldo/keto reductase: MRYRVLGGTGIEVSHHCLGAMMFGNVANADHEEGVRIIHRALDAGINFVDTADMYSAGESEEIVGKALAGRRDDVVLATKVHFPLTDGRNRVRAVEDSLRRLGTDWIDLYQVHRPDYRTDVEETLSVLTDLVRDGKIRAFGCSTFPAEEIVEAHHVAMNRGLLRFRTEQPPYSLLARGIERSVLPTTRRLGMGVLVWSPLASGFLSGKHRRGAAAEAFRATLTPDRFDESLPGNAAKFDAVEAFAKLADEMGVTLPALAIAFVTTHPGVTSAITGPRTMEQLESLLEGADLVLTDDVLDRIDEIVPPGTDTYDVHGFWKPASLVDVHQRRRPLDLR